Genomic window (Myxocyprinus asiaticus isolate MX2 ecotype Aquarium Trade chromosome 26, UBuf_Myxa_2, whole genome shotgun sequence):
AGACCTTGCAGGTTTTATCAAGAGGGGCTGTGGTGATGAGGGAACAATCCCAGTTGAACTGAACACAACTGATCTCTCCACGGTGACCTGACAGAAAATGAACTTTCctgggagaaaaagaaagaaaacatcaatgATGATACTTACAACAAAATGCCATTAGATGGGGCCCCTGGAGTCGAtagttcaaatccagggagtgctgagtgattccagccaggtctcctaagcaaccaaattggcccggttgctagggagggtagagtcacatggggtaacctcctcatggtcgctataatgtggttctcgctctcgatggggtgcgtggtgagttgtgcatggatgccgtggagaatagtgtgaagcctccacgcacgctatgtctctgtggtaatgcactcaacaagccacgtgataagatgcacagattgacggtctcaaatgCAGAGGCAACtcagatttgtcctccgccacccggattgaggtgagtcactatgccaccacgaggacctaaatcgcaaaattggagagaaaaggggagaaaaaaaaatgccattaggTTGCCAATGATAGGAAGTCAAACCAAAATCTTCTGATTTACTCTCTGCTTGATGAGAAACCTGCTTGATGAGAAACACTTTTCTTGTTTCTTGTTCTTATTAGAGTGTTGTAAAACAATAAATCATAGAGGTTACTTCAATTATATGCACATTGCAGTTAGAACACACACGCACCTGCCTGAAGGAACGTCCCACAGAATGGCAGTGTGGTCAAATGAACCCGTGACCAACCGGTTGCCCGTTGtgttaaaagagagagaaataatcTCAGTGAAGTGGCCCTGAGAAAATGTCAAACAGAGAATTACTGTGAGTCAAAAGATATAGCTTGAACAGAAAGGCAGAGTTTTTCAGTTGAATAGAgtaatattatatttacattcCCCAATTCATCTTTAAGAACTCATGGAGCAATTCATAATTTAGATTCATAGAGAAATAATTGGAGAGTTAAGAGGGGTAATTATGCAGCACACACAGCTCTCAGTCACACTGCTTTGCCATGTGATGTGGAGAGGAAATGACCCCCAAACGCTTCCCTCTCCCACGTATCTATTCGGCTTAGCTCCTACCACATCACATGACGTTTAGATTCTGTGAGTGCGCAAGTTACAATACCGTTGAACTAAATAAGAGGAACACAACGCCAAGAGACAAAATGGTTGAATTATTGCAGAAATGGGAGTAATGAATGATTTAATGATGAATTCATTAATAAATGCATGCATGGGTGAGTTTTCTGATCTGTGGAGATCACTGCAAATAAAAGAGAAATCATTAAAAATCccttaggagagagagagatgagggggAAATTATGAAAAGATGAAAGAGTCTAGGATGGGAGGGAAAAGTGTAGGATgggaaggaagagagagaggatgaGAGAAACAGTTGAAAGAACAATATCTAACAGGGAAAAAGAGAgtaaacaaaaagacatactgCCAATGTGGACACCTCCTCGCCACTCTCAACATTCCATAATTTGGCTGTGGTGTCCATGCCAGCCTgtttttatcgcaaaataaacctagACAGGATGATGAGGACCCCGACGAGAAAAAAGAAaggcaggtttggaacaacatgagggaataaatgatgacggaattttcatttttgtgtgaattattcttttaatatttttttataagtatCAGAAAATGCATTCTGAAGACATGCAATAGCTTTCTTTATTACACGGGTCTCTGGAATACTTCATTCTGGTTGGTCagtgctgccatctagtggtctgacaTTTCTGAATAACAACCAACTTTTAACTGCTGACACTAATGTGAATACAAGCAGAACAAAAGCAGACATACAGTTTCTGCTGTGTGCCCTCTAAATGTGTACATtgcatttacgcatttggcagacgcttttatccaaagcgacttacagtgcacttattacagggacaatcctcccatagcaacctggatttaagtgtcttgctcaaggacacaatggtggtggctgtggggatcgaaccagcaaccttctgattaccagttatgtgctatagcccactacaccaccaccactcacataTGTAGAAGCGCTTTCCTGCTTTCCTGTTTCAGCACTCCACAATTTGCAAGTCTTGTCAAAGCAGCCTGTGGCAACCTTgtcgctgaaaaaaaaaaaacgagagagagagaaagagagagaaaaggacaaGGACTTCTGTTATGACTCAAAGTGACAAATGCTCCCATTGTTATAATAACAGAAGTTTCCCTGCAATGCCCTAACCTTGCTAAGGAACGGGCAGAAAGCGACAGAGAGGTTTACAGATAGGGCTTTTTTTCTGTTGCACTGAAAAAAAGACTGAGAGAAAAAAGAGTTGAATGgggaattaaagggatatttcaccaaaaTAGAAATTCTgaagtcatttactcatccttatgtcgttccaaacccataagaccttctttcttccatggaacacaaaagaagatggtaaacagaatgtttgccttagtcaccatttactttcattgcatatttgctaatgcagtgttaacattctgcataacatctcctttcaaacaacatgagggtgagtaaatgacaagatatatatatatatatatatatatatatatagcgggAGGGCTGCTATTACCCGTAAGGGTTGTTGAAGGCGATGGCATACACAACGTTCCTGTGACCCTCCAAAGTGTGCAGCTCTTCTCCGGATGCTGTGTCCCATATTTTACATGACCTGTCATAGCTTCCAGTTATAAAACTGCAAACAGATGGAAAGCAAAGGAGAGAGACTGAATTACGGAGTAGGAGGGTGGGGGGGTTAGGCATGTGAGCATGGCTGATAAACTCACCTCGATCCTGATTTATTGAAAGCTACATTTGTCAGGGGCAAGCTGTGAGCCTGGAGTGCCtgtagacagagagagaaaagaaaaacactcaAGGGGGAAACACTTAACACTAATTCATTTCAGATCTATAAGCTTGACTGTGTAATTTCCATACATAATTACTATGCCTTTGATGTGCAACAACATTAGTCTTTATCGCTCTGCTGCCACCTAGTGGTTACTATTCAATTAAATAGTCTTTATCAGGGCTCATGCCTTTAAAaagttaatacaaatatttttggccatttattaaaaattaaggtGTTAATTTTAAATGGTGTCAACAGTGATTTTAGAAACTTggacaatagaatagaatagaatacaatacaatacaataatgaTATCCACAAGAATTAAAATATACACTCAAAAGATTGCTGCATATACTTTTCCTACCAATCCAgcataaacatgaaataaatagaatagaataatttTATCTGCATTACAATATACACTCAGAAGAAAACTGTGCgcatagaatagaaaagaatagaatagtatAGTGATgtccacaaaaaagaaaatatacactCAAAAGAATGCTTAATGAATCTGTGTAGAATATTTTTCCTACCAATCCAGGACAAtcatggaatagaatagaatagaatagaataattatatccatattaaaatatacactcAGAAGAATGCTGTGTGTATCTGTATAGAGATACTTTCCCTACCAATCCAGCCCAATAATAGAATAGTAtagaataaatactgtatatccacagtaaatatacactaataatatgcaaatataaaaatatacactcAGAAGAATGctgtgaatagaatagaatagaattgtgATATTcagaaaaacatatatacacaagaCTCAGTCGTGAGAGGAACTACACAGATGTGTATTAATGGACCATACTTTTGTAAAACATGCAAACATGTACACTTGTGCATGACTAATCAGGTAAGTGTTTTAGTACCTTGAAAAGGTAGAACTTGCGGTCCTCCTTTTGGCTGATTTTGTCCTGTAGTTTCTGGATCAGAATTTTCACCTGCTCAACACAGGTATAGGTGAAGAGAGGCTCAGCAGCTCTAATTTCAGATAGTAACTCGTTCACATCAGTGCAGGAAGTGAAAAATAAAGCTTAAACTCATTAATGCAGAAGTTAATAATAGTAGGACAATATCTCAGCACTTTACAAAAAGTTTAAAGTACCTCCAATCAATCATGTGATAAAAAAGGTGACTTTCCTAAACAGTGTTGAGTACgtttttccaaaaagtaatccaatacaaattactaattatttactGCACTAAAATTGTAAGAACATTattgactttactgattacttcatcggaaaagtaatcaaaatactaattacttttctgttactttctaaaaccattttcacagaaaatcttttgtttttccgctcaacaaataaaatttaaaaaaagtctgTTTTCTCATCAGGAGGCATACCCATCTCAGCTGTCACAGTAGCACAAACAGATGTGttttaaatgcactttacaaACATATTACTTTAGAAATATGTAAAACACAGTAAAGTAATTAAAGgtgattaatttatttaaaagtcagtaactataatctgattacaagaatttgaaatgtaatggaCTTGACACTGAACTTTTTGTCCTAAAAATAGAttgcagtaattaattacttgattaaattacacccaacactcaAGAAGACATTTGGCTAGTGTGAGTAAACTAGTCCTGTGATTTCTTTAAATGTAAATCATACTCACTCTGAAGTCAAGTCTAACAGATTGATAGATTTTGTCCTTAGCTGCCCTCTTTGTTCATAATCCAGGAATATTCCTGCACAGCAATAAAACTGACTGAATGTAGCGTTATTGCGCTAAATTAGACGCATCT
Coding sequences:
- the LOC127417111 gene encoding dynein assembly factor with WDR repeat domains 1-like, whose product is MALFFTSCTDVNELLSEIRAAEPLFTYTCVEQVKILIQKLQDKISQKEDRKFYLFKALQAHSLPLTNVAFNKSGSSFITGSYDRSCKIWDTASGEELHTLEGHRNVVYAIAFNNPYGATSLRLFLSLLTQRATGWSRVHLTTLPFCGTFLQAGPRGGIVTHLNPGGGGQI